A stretch of Lagopus muta isolate bLagMut1 chromosome 9, bLagMut1 primary, whole genome shotgun sequence DNA encodes these proteins:
- the SENP2 gene encoding sentrin-specific protease 2: MYQWLLAAVGSLFAAARRSAPLPAPRKRPFRSVQPPLEEDPDEPQPKTKTSGSEPPGEASTSAEVNLPPRAADEHWTISDDNVTSTTTLGEEPPSAPYDPSSEIPSSPVLERLQIDNMPFESDAYFDRVTLALSPVTVPDLSNYYTEPPGDDTSTPTEDEEPKPSTSGMDKTGKPLRSVEDAQREEKEKYKQLLKLLKDKYAKYCQTTKPTSSNVEIYYKESLSAVTFLEEQRCGGDASKLLTPKPDGSSPRHSPECEQPSCSYGTPAEKEGKKGQEGQPNSGHGDEVAVNASSGLHLLPVVSRRPSIHDEEEKKLPRSQECFPPLTEAMEREVKAALTEGKPEEVVSSAFKLRLSREDIQTLNNFSWLNDEVINFYMNLLMERGKKENYPSVYAFSTFFCHKLLSEGYTAVKRWTRNVNLFKHHIILVPIHLRSHWTLVVVDIRMKTITYFDSLGKRGDKICEVVFQYLQEESWEKQKVKLSLSEWTLHSMEAHEIPQQSNGSDCGVFMCKYADYVCRDKPITFTEEDMPYFRKRMVWEIIHQQLL, translated from the exons ATGTACCAATGGCTGCTGGCGGCTGTTGGCAGTCTCTTCGCCGCCGCGCGCCGCTCCGCGCCACTCCCGGCCCCGCGCAAGCGGCCCTTCCGCAG TGTTCAGCCGCCTCTGGAAGAAGATCCTGACGAGCCTCAACCAAAAACGAAAACATCAG gctCTGAGCCTCCAGGAGAAGCAAGCACCTCTGCTGAGGTGAACTTGCCACCCAGGGCAGCAGATGAACACTGGACAATTTCAGATGACAACGTAACTTCAACCACAACCTTGGGAGAAGAG CCTCCATCTGCTCCATATGACCCTTCATCTGAAATACCATCAAGCCCTGTGCTGGAAAGGCTGCAGATTG ATAATATGCCTTTTGAAAGCGATGCTTACTTTGATAGGGTCACACTGGCCCTTTCTCCTGTGACAGTTCCAGATCTGAG cAACTACTACACTGAACCTCCTGGAGATGACACTTCAACACCCACTGAGGATGAAGAGCCAAAACCTTCTACTTCAGGAATGGACAAAACAGGGAAGCCTTTGCGCAGCGTTGAG GATgctcagagagaagaaaaagagaaatacaagCAACTCTTGAAACTACTGAAGGACAAATATGCTAAATACTGCCAAACTACAAAGCCGACAAGCTCCAA TGTTGAGATTTACTACAAAGAGTCACTGTCTGCTGTAACTTTCCTGGAAGAACAAAGATGTGGAGGGGATGCCTCCAAGCTTTTGACACCAAAACCTG atggcagcagcccACGCCACTCTCCAGAATGTGAGCAGCCCAG TTGCAGTTACGGTACGCcagcagaaaaggaaggcaagaaaGGACAAGAGGGACAACCCAACTCAGGG CATGGAGATGAAGTCGCAGTGAATGCCTCCTCTGGATTGCATCTGCTACCTGTTGTGTCCAGAAGACCATCTATCCatgatgaggaagaaaagaaactccCCAGATCTCAAGAATGCTTTCCTCCACTCACAGAG GCCATGGAGAGAGAGGTCAAGGCTGCGTTGACCGAGGGTAAACCAGAGGAGGTTGTGAGCAGTGCCTTCAAACTCAGGCTCAGCCGTGAGGACATCCAGACACTGAACAACTTTTCGTGGCTCAACGACGAG GTCATTAATTTCTATATGAATCTTCTGATGGAaagaggcaaaaaagaaaactatccATCAGTGTACGCTTTTAGTACTTTCTTCTGTCACAAACTTCTTTCCGAAGGCTACACAGCAGTAAAAAGATGGACTAGAAATGTGAATCTGTTCAAACATCACATCATTTTAGTTCCCATTCACTTGAGATCACACTGGACGTTGGTG GTTGTAGATATCAGAATGAAGACCATCACATACTTTGACTCACTTGGAAAGAGAGGAGACAAGATCTGTGAAGTTGTATT ccAATACCTGCAAGAGGAGAGCTGGGAGAAACAAAAAGTGAAGCTGTCACTTTCGGAGTGGACCCTTCACAGCATGGAGGCCCAT GAAATTCCTCAGCAATCGAATGGAAGTGACTGCGGAGTTTTTATGTGCAAATATGCAGATTATGTCTGCAGAGACAAACCCATTACCTTCACTGAG GAAGACATGCCTTACTTCCGCAAGAGAATGGTGTGGGAAATAAtccatcagcagctgctgtga
- the IGF2BP2 gene encoding insulin-like growth factor 2 mRNA-binding protein 2 isoform X3: MKRRRMNKLYIGNLSPAATADDLRQLFGDRKLPLAGQVLLKSGYAFVDYPDQNWAIRAIETLSGKAELHGKVLEVDYSVPKKLRSRKIQIRNIPPHLQWEVLDGLLAQYGTVENVEQVNTDTETAVVNVTYATKEEAKVAIEKLSGHQLESYSFKVSYIPDEEFVGAIIGKEGLTIKNLTKQTQSKVDIHRKENAGAAEKPITIHATPEGCSEACRMILDIMQKEADETKSAEEIPLKILAHNSLVGRLIGKEGRNLKKIEQDTGTKITISPLQDLTIYNPERTITVKGSTEACSNAEVEIMKKLREAYENDIVAVNQQANLIPGLNLSALGIFSTGLSMLPSSVGARGAAAAAPYHPFAQSGRRRTSSSAYLSGLYGASPVGAFPHQHPLPEQEVVNLFIPTQAVGAIIGKKGQHIKQLARFAGASIKIAPAEGPDATERMVIITGPPEAQFKAQGRIFGKLKEENFFNPKEEVKLEAHIKVPSFAAGRVIGKGGKTVNELQNLTSAEVIVPRDQTPDENEEVIVKIIGHFFASQTAQRKIREIVQQVKQQEQKHAQGAPASQHSK; this comes from the exons ATGAAGCGCCGGAGGATGAACAAGCTCTACATCGGTAACCTCAgccccgccgccaccgccgACGACCTCCGGCAGCTCTTCGGCGACAGGAAGCTGCCCCTGGCCGGCCAGGTCCTGCTCAAGTCCGGCTACGCCTTCGTGGATTACCCGGACCAGAACTGGGCCATCCGCGCCATCGAGACCCTCTCGG GTAAAGCGGAGCTGCACGGCAAAGTGCTGGAGGTGGATTACTCCGTGCCCAAAAAGCTCAG GAGCAGAAAGATCCAGATCCGAAACATCCCCCCGCACCTGCAGTGGGAG GTGCTGGATGGTCTCTTGGCTCAGTATGGGACAGTAGAGAATGTAGAGCAAG ttAACACAGACACAGAAACTGCAGTTGTCAACGTTACATATGCAacaaaagaagaagcaaaagt AGCAATTGAGAAGCTCAGCGGCCATCAGCTTGAGAGCTATTCCTTCAAGGTTTCCTACATCCCGGATGAAGAG TTTGTTGGTGCGATCATAGGAAAGGAGGGCTTGACCATAAAGAACCTAACTAAGCAAACCCAGTCCAA GGTTGACATCCATCGGAAGGAGAATGCTGGCGCTGCCGAGAAGCCCATCACCATCCATGCCACACCAGAGGGCTGCTCCGAGGCGTGCCGCATGATTCTtgacatcatgcagaaggaaGCTGATGAAACCAAATC agcagaagagaTCCCCTTGAAAATCCTAGCACATAACAGCCTGGTGGGGAGGCTGATAGGCAAGGAGGGCCGCAACCTGAAGAAGATCGAGCAGGACACCGGCACGAAGATCACCATCTCACC TTTGCAGGATTTAACTATTTATAACCCTGAGAGGACCATCACGGtgaagggcagcacagaggcatGCTCCAATGCTGAAGTGGAGATCATGAAGAAGCTGCGAGAGGCCTATGAGAACGACATTGTGGCTGTCAAT CAACAGGCCAACCTGATCCCAGGACTGAACCTTAGCGCTCTGGGGATCTTCTCGACAGGGCTGTCCATGCTCCCATCCTCAGTGGGGGCTCGAGGCGCTGCCGCAGCCGCCCCTTACCACCCTTTTGCA CAGAGTGGCAGGAGGAGAACG AGCTCCTCGGCGTACCTCTCAGGGCTGTATGGAGCCTCCCCCGTTGGTGCCTTTCCACATCAGCACCCC CTCCCTGAGCAGGAGGTTGTGAACTTGTTCATCCCAACGCAGGCAGTGGGGGCCATCATTGGGAAGAAGGGGCAGCACATCAAGCAGCTGGCACGCTTCGCAGGGGCCTCCATCAAG ATTGCCCCAGCAGAAGGTCCTGATGCTACTGAGCGGATGGTCATCATCACAGGGCCACCTGAGGCACAGTTCAAG GCCCAGGGGCGAATATTTGGGAAGCTGAAAGAAGAGAACTTCTTCAACCCGAAAGAAGAGGTGAAGCTTGAAGCCCACATCAAggtgccttcctttgcagctgGCCGTGTGATAGGCAAAGGTGGCAAAACG gtGAACGAGCTGCAAAACTTAACGAGCGCAGAGGTCATCGTGCCCCGAGACCAAACCCCGGATGAGAATGAGGAGGTCATCGTTAAGATCATCGGGCATTTCTTTGCCAGCCAG ACTGCACAGCGCAAGATCAGGGAAATCGTCCAGCAGgtgaagcagcaggagcagaaacaCGCTCAGGGAGCCCCTGCCTCGCAGCACAGCAAGTGA
- the IGF2BP2 gene encoding insulin-like growth factor 2 mRNA-binding protein 2 isoform X2 has protein sequence MKRRRMNKLYIGNLSPAATADDLRQLFGDRKLPLAGQVLLKSGYAFVDYPDQNWAIRAIETLSGKAELHGKVLEVDYSVPKKLRSRKIQIRNIPPHLQWEVLDGLLAQYGTVENVEQVNTDTETAVVNVTYATKEEAKVAIEKLSGHQLESYSFKVSYIPDEEVSSPPPPQRSRRGGHASREQGSSPGGSSQPKQLDFPLRMLVPTQFVGAIIGKEGLTIKNLTKQTQSKVDIHRKENAGAAEKPITIHATPEGCSEACRMILDIMQKEADETKSAEEIPLKILAHNSLVGRLIGKEGRNLKKIEQDTGTKITISPLQDLTIYNPERTITVKGSTEACSNAEVEIMKKLREAYENDIVAVNQQANLIPGLNLSALGIFSTGLSMLPSSVGARGAAAAAPYHPFASSSAYLSGLYGASPVGAFPHQHPLPEQEVVNLFIPTQAVGAIIGKKGQHIKQLARFAGASIKIAPAEGPDATERMVIITGPPEAQFKAQGRIFGKLKEENFFNPKEEVKLEAHIKVPSFAAGRVIGKGGKTVNELQNLTSAEVIVPRDQTPDENEEVIVKIIGHFFASQTAQRKIREIVQQVKQQEQKHAQGAPASQHSK, from the exons ATGAAGCGCCGGAGGATGAACAAGCTCTACATCGGTAACCTCAgccccgccgccaccgccgACGACCTCCGGCAGCTCTTCGGCGACAGGAAGCTGCCCCTGGCCGGCCAGGTCCTGCTCAAGTCCGGCTACGCCTTCGTGGATTACCCGGACCAGAACTGGGCCATCCGCGCCATCGAGACCCTCTCGG GTAAAGCGGAGCTGCACGGCAAAGTGCTGGAGGTGGATTACTCCGTGCCCAAAAAGCTCAG GAGCAGAAAGATCCAGATCCGAAACATCCCCCCGCACCTGCAGTGGGAG GTGCTGGATGGTCTCTTGGCTCAGTATGGGACAGTAGAGAATGTAGAGCAAG ttAACACAGACACAGAAACTGCAGTTGTCAACGTTACATATGCAacaaaagaagaagcaaaagt AGCAATTGAGAAGCTCAGCGGCCATCAGCTTGAGAGCTATTCCTTCAAGGTTTCCTACATCCCGGATGAAGAGGTGAGCTCCCCTCCGCCCCCCCAGCGATCCCGCCGCGGGGGCCACGCTTCCAGGGAGCAGGGCTCCTCCCCGGGGGGCTCCTCACAGCCCAAACAGCTCGATTTCCCACTGCGGATGCTGGTGCCCACGCAGTTTGTTGGTGCGATCATAGGAAAGGAGGGCTTGACCATAAAGAACCTAACTAAGCAAACCCAGTCCAA GGTTGACATCCATCGGAAGGAGAATGCTGGCGCTGCCGAGAAGCCCATCACCATCCATGCCACACCAGAGGGCTGCTCCGAGGCGTGCCGCATGATTCTtgacatcatgcagaaggaaGCTGATGAAACCAAATC agcagaagagaTCCCCTTGAAAATCCTAGCACATAACAGCCTGGTGGGGAGGCTGATAGGCAAGGAGGGCCGCAACCTGAAGAAGATCGAGCAGGACACCGGCACGAAGATCACCATCTCACC TTTGCAGGATTTAACTATTTATAACCCTGAGAGGACCATCACGGtgaagggcagcacagaggcatGCTCCAATGCTGAAGTGGAGATCATGAAGAAGCTGCGAGAGGCCTATGAGAACGACATTGTGGCTGTCAAT CAACAGGCCAACCTGATCCCAGGACTGAACCTTAGCGCTCTGGGGATCTTCTCGACAGGGCTGTCCATGCTCCCATCCTCAGTGGGGGCTCGAGGCGCTGCCGCAGCCGCCCCTTACCACCCTTTTGCA AGCTCCTCGGCGTACCTCTCAGGGCTGTATGGAGCCTCCCCCGTTGGTGCCTTTCCACATCAGCACCCC CTCCCTGAGCAGGAGGTTGTGAACTTGTTCATCCCAACGCAGGCAGTGGGGGCCATCATTGGGAAGAAGGGGCAGCACATCAAGCAGCTGGCACGCTTCGCAGGGGCCTCCATCAAG ATTGCCCCAGCAGAAGGTCCTGATGCTACTGAGCGGATGGTCATCATCACAGGGCCACCTGAGGCACAGTTCAAG GCCCAGGGGCGAATATTTGGGAAGCTGAAAGAAGAGAACTTCTTCAACCCGAAAGAAGAGGTGAAGCTTGAAGCCCACATCAAggtgccttcctttgcagctgGCCGTGTGATAGGCAAAGGTGGCAAAACG gtGAACGAGCTGCAAAACTTAACGAGCGCAGAGGTCATCGTGCCCCGAGACCAAACCCCGGATGAGAATGAGGAGGTCATCGTTAAGATCATCGGGCATTTCTTTGCCAGCCAG ACTGCACAGCGCAAGATCAGGGAAATCGTCCAGCAGgtgaagcagcaggagcagaaacaCGCTCAGGGAGCCCCTGCCTCGCAGCACAGCAAGTGA
- the IGF2BP2 gene encoding insulin-like growth factor 2 mRNA-binding protein 2 isoform X1: MKRRRMNKLYIGNLSPAATADDLRQLFGDRKLPLAGQVLLKSGYAFVDYPDQNWAIRAIETLSGKAELHGKVLEVDYSVPKKLRSRKIQIRNIPPHLQWEVLDGLLAQYGTVENVEQVNTDTETAVVNVTYATKEEAKVAIEKLSGHQLESYSFKVSYIPDEEVSSPPPPQRSRRGGHASREQGSSPGGSSQPKQLDFPLRMLVPTQFVGAIIGKEGLTIKNLTKQTQSKVDIHRKENAGAAEKPITIHATPEGCSEACRMILDIMQKEADETKSAEEIPLKILAHNSLVGRLIGKEGRNLKKIEQDTGTKITISPLQDLTIYNPERTITVKGSTEACSNAEVEIMKKLREAYENDIVAVNQQANLIPGLNLSALGIFSTGLSMLPSSVGARGAAAAAPYHPFAQSGRRRTSSSAYLSGLYGASPVGAFPHQHPLPEQEVVNLFIPTQAVGAIIGKKGQHIKQLARFAGASIKIAPAEGPDATERMVIITGPPEAQFKAQGRIFGKLKEENFFNPKEEVKLEAHIKVPSFAAGRVIGKGGKTVNELQNLTSAEVIVPRDQTPDENEEVIVKIIGHFFASQTAQRKIREIVQQVKQQEQKHAQGAPASQHSK; encoded by the exons ATGAAGCGCCGGAGGATGAACAAGCTCTACATCGGTAACCTCAgccccgccgccaccgccgACGACCTCCGGCAGCTCTTCGGCGACAGGAAGCTGCCCCTGGCCGGCCAGGTCCTGCTCAAGTCCGGCTACGCCTTCGTGGATTACCCGGACCAGAACTGGGCCATCCGCGCCATCGAGACCCTCTCGG GTAAAGCGGAGCTGCACGGCAAAGTGCTGGAGGTGGATTACTCCGTGCCCAAAAAGCTCAG GAGCAGAAAGATCCAGATCCGAAACATCCCCCCGCACCTGCAGTGGGAG GTGCTGGATGGTCTCTTGGCTCAGTATGGGACAGTAGAGAATGTAGAGCAAG ttAACACAGACACAGAAACTGCAGTTGTCAACGTTACATATGCAacaaaagaagaagcaaaagt AGCAATTGAGAAGCTCAGCGGCCATCAGCTTGAGAGCTATTCCTTCAAGGTTTCCTACATCCCGGATGAAGAGGTGAGCTCCCCTCCGCCCCCCCAGCGATCCCGCCGCGGGGGCCACGCTTCCAGGGAGCAGGGCTCCTCCCCGGGGGGCTCCTCACAGCCCAAACAGCTCGATTTCCCACTGCGGATGCTGGTGCCCACGCAGTTTGTTGGTGCGATCATAGGAAAGGAGGGCTTGACCATAAAGAACCTAACTAAGCAAACCCAGTCCAA GGTTGACATCCATCGGAAGGAGAATGCTGGCGCTGCCGAGAAGCCCATCACCATCCATGCCACACCAGAGGGCTGCTCCGAGGCGTGCCGCATGATTCTtgacatcatgcagaaggaaGCTGATGAAACCAAATC agcagaagagaTCCCCTTGAAAATCCTAGCACATAACAGCCTGGTGGGGAGGCTGATAGGCAAGGAGGGCCGCAACCTGAAGAAGATCGAGCAGGACACCGGCACGAAGATCACCATCTCACC TTTGCAGGATTTAACTATTTATAACCCTGAGAGGACCATCACGGtgaagggcagcacagaggcatGCTCCAATGCTGAAGTGGAGATCATGAAGAAGCTGCGAGAGGCCTATGAGAACGACATTGTGGCTGTCAAT CAACAGGCCAACCTGATCCCAGGACTGAACCTTAGCGCTCTGGGGATCTTCTCGACAGGGCTGTCCATGCTCCCATCCTCAGTGGGGGCTCGAGGCGCTGCCGCAGCCGCCCCTTACCACCCTTTTGCA CAGAGTGGCAGGAGGAGAACG AGCTCCTCGGCGTACCTCTCAGGGCTGTATGGAGCCTCCCCCGTTGGTGCCTTTCCACATCAGCACCCC CTCCCTGAGCAGGAGGTTGTGAACTTGTTCATCCCAACGCAGGCAGTGGGGGCCATCATTGGGAAGAAGGGGCAGCACATCAAGCAGCTGGCACGCTTCGCAGGGGCCTCCATCAAG ATTGCCCCAGCAGAAGGTCCTGATGCTACTGAGCGGATGGTCATCATCACAGGGCCACCTGAGGCACAGTTCAAG GCCCAGGGGCGAATATTTGGGAAGCTGAAAGAAGAGAACTTCTTCAACCCGAAAGAAGAGGTGAAGCTTGAAGCCCACATCAAggtgccttcctttgcagctgGCCGTGTGATAGGCAAAGGTGGCAAAACG gtGAACGAGCTGCAAAACTTAACGAGCGCAGAGGTCATCGTGCCCCGAGACCAAACCCCGGATGAGAATGAGGAGGTCATCGTTAAGATCATCGGGCATTTCTTTGCCAGCCAG ACTGCACAGCGCAAGATCAGGGAAATCGTCCAGCAGgtgaagcagcaggagcagaaacaCGCTCAGGGAGCCCCTGCCTCGCAGCACAGCAAGTGA